GCCTGCCCAAGTCAGGGCCGTTTTTGGGAAGGGTATAGTAAATAGGAGTGCTGCCCCACCCAATCGCGAGAGGCTGAGCAAAAGCTGCATGGCTGCTGTACGCTCCAAGCGTTCGACCGCTTGGAACGCCTGCCCGGCGAGATCAAGAAAGCGCGCGAACAGAAGGTCTGATACGGCAACGAGCAGCACGAGCAGGATGGGCGTCGTGGGTGGCAGCGCGAGATGGGACGCGGCCGTCACAAGAACAATCAACACGCCTGCACTGAGAAGGGTGGTAGCAATTGCTGATCCCCAGTAGGTCGAGAATTGGTCTCGATTGCGAGCTACATATTTTACAAGAATATTACCGCTTCCCCAGGTTGAAAATGGAGCGGCAACGTTGATGAGGGCACTCGCGGCAATGAACGCACCGTACCCGTGACTGCCTAAAGCTCGCGCAATTAGGATAAAATACACAAATTGCACGAGCGACCGCGCCCCAAGACCGCCGAGCATCCAAAAGGCGTTTTGCAGGAGAGAACGTTGTTTCACAATGGGGGAGTGGGATGTAGGCTGGCGGCCACCATGCGCTGCAATCCTTCTTGCAAGGGAACGGCAGGTGTCCAACTCAACAGATTACGGGCAACGGTAATGTCCGGCCTTCTTTGTTGTGGGTCATCCTGGGGCATAGATTGGAACGTAATCTCCAAGGCGGGGTTGGTCCTGTCACGGATAATCCTGGCGAAGTCCAGAATGGTGTACTCGTCCGGGTTCCCCAGGTTCACTGGCTGGTGATACGTCACTCCCATCAGTCGCACGATGCCTTCGACCAGATCGTCCACGTACTGGAACGAGCGCGTCTGCTGCCCGCCGTACACGGTGAGGGGCTTGCCCTCCAGCGCCTGGTTGACGAAATTCGTCACCACCCGGCCATCGTCGGCGCGCATCCGGGGACCGTACGTGTTGAAGATGCGGATGATGCGGGTGTCCACGCCCTTGTGGCGGTGGTACGTCATCGTCAGGGCTTCGGCGTAGCGCTTC
Above is a window of Deinococcus apachensis DSM 19763 DNA encoding:
- a CDS encoding UDP-glucuronic acid decarboxylase family protein, which codes for MNILITGSAGFIGSHLVERFLNEGHTVVGVDNYISGQKRNTEMFLGHPNFRFIRADVSSGIPYEGQPLDWVLHFASPASPPHYQQFPIETLMVGAQGTHHALELAHRHGARFMLASTSEVYGDPLVHPQPESYWGHVNPNGPRSCYDEAKRYAEALTMTYHRHKGVDTRIIRIFNTYGPRMRADDGRVVTNFVNQALEGKPLTVYGGQQTRSFQYVDDLVEGIVRLMGVTYHQPVNLGNPDEYTILDFARIIRDRTNPALEITFQSMPQDDPQQRRPDITVARNLLSWTPAVPLQEGLQRMVAASLHPTPPL